Genomic segment of Rhodothermaceae bacterium:
TCCAGTCCGGTTTGTTCAGAGCGTAACTCCAGCAGCCTGCGGATAATGGTAACAATATCTTCTTGCGTGAGCGTGACGGTTTCCGGGGGGACATTCAGCCCTAGGCGCTTGTTGATACGATAGCGTCCGACTGCTCCCAGGTCATATCGCTTCTCATTGAAAATGAGTCGGTCAAGTATATTTTTGGCCGCGTCAGAGTCCGGAGGATCACTATCGCGCAGCACCCGATACAGCTCTTCCAGTGCTTCCGACTGGTTACTTGCCGGATCGCGCCTGAGCGTCTTGATCAATGTGCTGATATCCAAGACACCATCATCATCTTCCTCATGCAGCAGGTAGACCTGATCTACCTTGTAGTTCCGTAGAGCAGTCCAGTCTTCCTCTTCAAGTTCATGATCTGCAGGCAAGATGACTCGATTGATCTTTTCTTCAATGATCTCACCCGTTGCCTGATTGATGTACTCAATCACATCGCCAGTTTCTTTGTCAATGTGCTCAATCATCTCACCGGTTTGTTTGTCAATAACTTCAACAAACTCACCTACGTCACGCGACTGATACTCGATGTCAAAACCGGTTTCACGTTCTTTATACCCAAGAAGCTCACCCGTTTTTTCGTCAATCACACGGATGGGAACAACTTTTCGAGTTACATCGAATGCCAACTTCGAGCCAATCAATTTTTTGAACTCCCGCTTAAGGGTTGTGCTCGCACCTTTTGCCAGATCAAACAAACGAATGACCTCATCCGTCTCTCCAAACCCCATCGCCCGCAAGAGCGTCGTTACTGGTAACTTCCTCTTACGGTCAATGTACGCCCACATCACATTCTGCACATCCGTGGAGAATTCGATCCAGGAGCCCCGGAACGGGATAATGCGTGCAGAAAAGAGCTCTGTCCCATTAGGGTGAATTGCACGTCCAAAGAATACACCAGGACTCCGGTGCAACTGCGAAACAACAACGCGTTCCGCACCATTGATCACAAACGAGCCGCGCGAAGTCATCGCGGGCAAATCTCCTAGGTATACTTCTTGCTCAACTGCCTCTTCCGCCTCGTCCTCGTTTTCGTCCTCCTTTGCAGAAAGCCGCAGGGTCGCTTTGAGAGGGATTGCGTAATTCAATCCCTGTGCAAGACATTCCTCAATCGAATGCTTTGAGGCACCAAGCGAGTAATCAATAAACTCCAGGATATAGCGACCCTTGGTATCCTCAATCGGAAAATGACTCAAAAAGATTTGTTGCAATCCTTTTTCTTCCGAGCGCTGATCAGGGGGAAGCTTTGCTTGTACAAAGTCCTCGTAAGATTCAAGTTGTACACCCAAGAAATCCGGGTAATCCAAAACGGGACGCGAGCGAGCGAAGTTGACTCGCGTTGCATGCTGGCCATTCTTATTGGACATGTATGCCTAGGGGCTGGTAATAAATGTGGTCACCGGCAAACAGTTTGCCAGGAGCGGTGCTCAGGTGTTGCTGAGAGGATCAAACCTACTTAATTTCGATCTCGGCACCTGCGGCTTCGAGACGTGTTTTTATTTCGTTGGCTTCTTCTTTTGAAGCACCCTCCTTGACGGGAGCAGGTACGCTGTCAACCAATGCCTTCGCTTCTTTCAAGCCCAGTCCAGTGATCGCGCGCACCTCTTTGATGACCCCGATCTTACTGCTTCCAAAGCCGCTGAGAACGACATCAAAAGCGGTCTGCTCTTCAGCAGCGTCATCT
This window contains:
- a CDS encoding 50S ribosomal protein L7/L12, whose product is MAELKELAEQLVSLTIKEASDLASLLETEYGIKPAAAAVAVAAPGAGGGQDDAAEEQTAFDVVLSGFGSSKIGVIKEVRAITGLGLKEAKALVDSVPAPVKEGASKEEANEIKTRLEAAGAEIEIK